A genomic window from Pseudomonas alcaligenes includes:
- the rapZ gene encoding RNase adapter RapZ, producing MRLIIVSGRSGSGKSTALDVLEDNGFYCIDNLPASLLPDLAERALLQTELLHPQVAVSVDARNLPSQLQRFPELLSEVRARHIQCDVLFLDADEETLLKRFSETRRRHPLTNETRALAEAIRDEATLLAPIVDLADLKIDTTHLNLYQLRDTLKLRLLNQPEPGTAFLVESFGFKRGMPVDADLVFDVRCLPNPYWKPDLREMSGLDAPVAEYLAAQPDVEEMYQDIQAYLHKWLPRFAASNRSYVTIAIGCTGGHHRSVYLANRLGQALKPTLKNVQVRHRDLG from the coding sequence ATGCGCCTGATCATCGTCAGCGGTCGTTCCGGCTCGGGCAAGAGCACTGCCCTCGACGTGCTGGAAGACAACGGCTTCTACTGCATCGACAACCTGCCGGCCAGCCTGCTGCCGGACCTGGCCGAGCGCGCCCTGCTGCAGACCGAGCTGCTGCACCCGCAGGTGGCCGTGTCGGTGGACGCGCGCAACCTGCCCAGCCAGCTGCAGCGCTTCCCCGAGCTGCTGAGCGAGGTACGGGCCCGGCATATCCAGTGCGACGTGCTGTTCCTCGACGCCGACGAGGAGACCCTGCTCAAGCGCTTCTCCGAGACCCGCCGGCGTCACCCGCTGACCAACGAGACCCGCGCCCTGGCCGAGGCCATCCGCGACGAGGCCACGCTGCTGGCGCCGATCGTCGACCTGGCCGACCTGAAGATCGACACCACCCATCTCAATCTCTACCAGCTGCGCGACACCCTCAAGCTGCGCCTGCTCAACCAGCCGGAACCGGGTACCGCCTTCCTAGTCGAGTCCTTCGGTTTCAAGCGCGGCATGCCGGTGGATGCCGACCTGGTGTTCGACGTGCGCTGCCTGCCCAACCCCTACTGGAAGCCGGACCTGCGCGAGATGTCCGGCCTGGATGCGCCGGTGGCCGAATATCTGGCCGCGCAGCCGGACGTGGAGGAGATGTACCAGGACATCCAGGCCTACCTGCACAAGTGGTTGCCGCGCTTCGCCGCCAGCAACCGCTCCTACGTGACCATCGCCATCGGCTGCACCGGCGGCCACCACCGCTCGGTATACCTGGCCAACCGCCTGGGCCAGGCCCTGAAACCCACGCTGAAGAACGTCCAGGTCCGCCACCGCGACCTCGGCTAA
- the hpf gene encoding ribosome hibernation-promoting factor, HPF/YfiA family, with translation MQVNISGHQLDVTDALRDYVGEKLSRLERHFDKITNVQVTMEVEKLKQKIEATLHIAGGEVVANAEHEDMYAAIDLLADKLDRQLIKHKEKQLGRLQGATAR, from the coding sequence ATGCAAGTCAACATCAGTGGACATCAACTGGATGTGACCGACGCCCTGCGCGACTATGTCGGTGAGAAGCTCAGCCGACTGGAGCGCCATTTCGACAAGATCACCAATGTGCAGGTGACCATGGAGGTCGAGAAGCTCAAGCAGAAGATCGAAGCGACCCTGCACATCGCCGGCGGCGAGGTGGTCGCCAACGCCGAACACGAAGACATGTATGCCGCCATCGACCTGCTGGCCGACAAACTCGACCGCCAACTGATCAAACACAAGGAAAAGCAGCTGGGCCGCCTGCAAGGCGCCACGGCTCGCTGA
- the ptsN gene encoding PTS IIA-like nitrogen regulatory protein PtsN, protein MIRLETILTSGRSLVNVPGGSKKRVLEQIANLVARDLPDLDGQDIFENLIAREKLGSTGFGNGIAIPHCRLPGCQAPISAVLHLDAAVDFDAIDGAPVDLLFVLLVPEAATDEHLELLRQIASMLDRTEVRERLRRAQSSEELYQVVVDVQNGR, encoded by the coding sequence ATGATCCGACTCGAAACCATCCTGACTTCCGGCCGTTCCCTGGTGAACGTGCCGGGGGGCAGCAAGAAACGCGTACTCGAACAGATTGCCAACCTGGTGGCCCGTGATCTCCCCGATCTGGACGGCCAGGACATCTTCGAAAACCTGATCGCCCGCGAGAAGCTCGGCTCCACCGGCTTCGGCAACGGCATCGCCATTCCACACTGCCGCCTGCCGGGCTGCCAGGCGCCGATCAGTGCCGTGCTGCACCTGGATGCGGCGGTAGACTTCGACGCCATCGACGGCGCCCCGGTCGACCTGCTGTTCGTCCTGCTGGTGCCGGAAGCGGCCACCGACGAGCACCTGGAGCTGCTGCGCCAGATCGCCAGCATGCTCGACCGCACGGAAGTGCGCGAGCGCCTGCGCCGGGCGCAGAGCAGCGAGGAGCTGTATCAGGTCGTGGTCGACGTACAGAACGGCCGCTAG
- the yjgA gene encoding ribosome biogenesis factor YjgA, which translates to MADSYDEDFSGEKSKTQIKRELHALQDLGARLTTLKPELIAKLPLTDNLRKALAEAPKHTANAAKKRHIQFIGKLMRDQDIEAITALIDQVDSSTREYNERFHALERWRDRLIAGDDSTLESFVADYPETDRQHLRSLIRHAQHEAAHNKPPAAARKVFKYIRDLDEVQRGLR; encoded by the coding sequence ATGGCTGATTCTTACGACGAAGACTTCTCCGGCGAGAAGAGCAAGACCCAGATCAAGCGCGAGCTGCATGCCCTGCAGGATCTCGGTGCGCGCCTGACCACCCTCAAGCCCGAGCTGATCGCCAAGCTGCCGCTGACCGACAATCTGCGCAAGGCGCTGGCCGAGGCGCCGAAGCACACGGCCAATGCCGCCAAGAAGCGCCATATCCAGTTCATCGGCAAGCTCATGCGCGACCAGGACATCGAGGCGATCACCGCGCTGATCGACCAGGTCGACAGCTCCACCCGCGAGTACAACGAGCGCTTCCACGCCCTCGAGCGCTGGCGCGACCGCCTGATCGCCGGTGACGACAGCACCCTGGAGAGCTTCGTCGCCGACTATCCCGAGACCGACCGCCAGCACCTGCGCAGCCTGATCCGCCATGCCCAGCATGAAGCGGCCCACAACAAGCCGCCTGCCGCCGCGCGCAAAGTCTTCAAATACATCCGCGACCTGGACGAGGTCCAGCGCGGTCTGCGTTAA
- the tldD gene encoding metalloprotease TldD, whose product MSDILGRVSGHLLTPGNLSIEQLPAILGELAGPGIDAADLYFQSQVSESWVLEDGIVKEGSFNLDQGVGVRAQSGEKTGFAYSNAIHAEALSQAARAARSIARSGQQGRVQAFASPQVVALYGQDNPLEVLQRAEKVELLKRIDVATRALDPRIKQVTVSLAGVWDQVLVAASDGSLGADIRPLVRFNVSVIVEHNGRRERGGHGGGGRCDYRYFLERDGSGDERALGYAREALRQALVNLEAIPAPAGTLPVVMGAGWSGVLLHEAVGHGLEGDFNRKGSSAYSGRIGQQVASSLCTIVDDGTLAGRRGSLSLDDEGTRTQCTTLIENGVLKGYMQDKLNARLMGVAPTGNGRRESYAHLPMPRMTNTYMLAGESDPEEIIRSVKKGIYCANLGGGQVDITSGKFVFSTSEAYLIEDGRITAPVKGATLIGNGPEAMSRVSMVGNDLALDSGVGTCGKDGQSVPVGVGQPTLKIDAITVGGTGA is encoded by the coding sequence ATGAGCGACATTCTCGGCCGCGTCAGCGGCCACCTGCTGACCCCCGGCAACCTCTCCATCGAGCAGCTGCCGGCGATCCTCGGCGAACTGGCCGGCCCCGGCATCGATGCTGCCGACCTGTACTTCCAGAGCCAGGTCTCCGAGTCCTGGGTGCTGGAGGACGGCATCGTCAAGGAGGGCAGCTTCAACCTCGACCAGGGCGTCGGCGTGCGTGCCCAGTCCGGCGAGAAGACCGGCTTCGCCTACAGCAACGCCATCCATGCCGAGGCCCTGAGCCAGGCTGCACGTGCCGCCCGTTCGATTGCCCGCAGTGGCCAGCAGGGCCGCGTGCAGGCCTTTGCCAGCCCGCAGGTGGTCGCCCTGTATGGCCAGGACAACCCGCTGGAGGTGCTGCAGCGCGCCGAGAAGGTCGAGCTGCTCAAGCGCATCGACGTCGCCACCCGTGCCCTCGACCCGCGCATCAAGCAGGTCACGGTGAGCCTGGCCGGGGTCTGGGACCAGGTGCTGGTGGCCGCCAGCGATGGCAGCCTGGGCGCCGACATCCGCCCGCTGGTGCGCTTCAACGTCAGTGTCATCGTCGAGCACAACGGCCGTCGCGAGCGTGGCGGCCATGGTGGTGGCGGACGCTGCGACTACCGTTACTTCCTCGAGCGCGATGGCAGCGGCGACGAGCGCGCCCTGGGCTACGCCCGCGAGGCCCTGCGCCAGGCGCTGGTCAACCTGGAGGCGATCCCTGCGCCGGCCGGCACCCTGCCGGTGGTGATGGGCGCCGGCTGGTCCGGCGTGCTGCTGCACGAGGCGGTCGGCCATGGTCTGGAGGGCGACTTCAACCGCAAGGGCAGCTCGGCCTACAGCGGGCGCATCGGCCAGCAGGTGGCGTCGAGCCTGTGCACCATAGTCGACGACGGCACCCTGGCCGGGCGCCGCGGCTCGCTGAGCCTGGATGACGAGGGCACCCGCACCCAGTGCACCACGCTGATCGAGAACGGCGTGCTCAAGGGCTACATGCAGGACAAGCTGAACGCGCGCCTGATGGGCGTGGCGCCGACCGGCAACGGCCGCCGCGAATCCTACGCGCACCTGCCGATGCCGCGCATGACCAACACCTACATGCTGGCCGGCGAGAGCGACCCGGAAGAGATCATCCGCTCGGTGAAGAAGGGCATCTACTGCGCCAACCTCGGCGGCGGCCAGGTCGACATCACCAGCGGCAAGTTCGTGTTCTCCACCAGCGAGGCCTACCTGATCGAGGACGGCCGGATCACCGCGCCGGTCAAGGGCGCCACCCTGATCGGCAACGGTCCGGAGGCGATGAGCCGGGTGTCGATGGTCGGCAACGACCTGGCCCTGGATAGCGGTGTCGGTACCTGCGGCAAGGACGGCCAGTCGGTGCCGGTGGGCGTCGGCCAGCCGACCCTGAAGATCGACGCGATCACCGTCGGCGGTACCGGCGCCTGA
- a CDS encoding HPr family phosphocarrier protein: MPTREITIINKLGLHARAAAKFVGVASGFPCQVRIGRSPDSLVDGKSIMAVMMLAAGKGTNLHLASEGERQEEALEALIELINNRFDEGE, from the coding sequence ATGCCCACCCGCGAGATCACCATCATCAACAAGCTCGGCCTGCATGCGCGCGCCGCCGCCAAGTTCGTCGGCGTGGCCAGCGGCTTCCCCTGCCAGGTGCGCATCGGTCGTTCGCCGGACAGCCTGGTGGACGGCAAGAGCATCATGGCGGTGATGATGCTGGCCGCCGGCAAGGGCACCAACCTGCACCTGGCCAGCGAGGGCGAGCGGCAGGAGGAGGCGCTGGAGGCGCTGATCGAACTGATCAACAACAGATTCGACGAGGGCGAGTAA
- the pmbA gene encoding metalloprotease PmbA has translation MSSAQTVGPQALPALQEQVEQILGEARRQGASACEVAVSMEQGLSTTVRQGEVETVEFNRDQGFGITLYVGQRKGSASTSASGETAIRETVAAALAIARHASEDDCAGLADAALMARELPELDLYHPWQIAPERAVELALGCEAAAFASDARIKNADGTTLSTHQGCRVYGNSHGFLGGYASTRHSLSCVMIAEDGGQMQRDYWYDVNRQGELLADPLTIGRKAAERSVARLGARPVPTCEVPVLFAAELATGLFGHFLAAISGGNLYRHSSFLEGALGQRLFPEWLSLDERPHIPRAMGSAAFDGDGLATYAKSFVAGGELVSYILGTYSGRKLGLPSTANAGGVHNLFVSHGSEDQQALIRRMGRGLLVTELMGQGLNLVTGDYSRGAAGFWVENGEIQFPVQEVTIAGNLRDMFRQIVAVGSDLELRGNVRTGSVLIERMTVAGS, from the coding sequence ATGAGTTCAGCACAAACAGTGGGTCCGCAGGCCTTGCCGGCCCTGCAGGAGCAGGTCGAGCAGATCCTCGGCGAAGCGCGCCGCCAGGGCGCCAGCGCCTGCGAGGTGGCGGTGTCGATGGAGCAGGGGTTGTCCACCACGGTGCGCCAGGGTGAGGTGGAGACGGTCGAGTTCAACCGCGATCAGGGCTTCGGCATCACCCTCTACGTCGGCCAGCGCAAGGGTTCGGCCAGCACCTCGGCCAGCGGCGAGACGGCGATCCGCGAGACGGTGGCGGCGGCCCTGGCCATCGCCAGGCACGCCTCCGAGGACGACTGCGCCGGCCTCGCCGATGCCGCGCTGATGGCCCGCGAGCTGCCCGAGCTGGACCTCTACCACCCCTGGCAGATCGCCCCGGAGCGCGCGGTGGAACTGGCCCTGGGCTGCGAGGCGGCAGCCTTCGCCAGCGATGCGCGGATCAAGAACGCCGACGGCACCACCCTCAGCACCCACCAGGGCTGCCGGGTCTACGGCAACAGCCACGGCTTCCTCGGTGGCTACGCCAGCACCCGCCATAGCCTGAGCTGCGTGATGATCGCCGAAGACGGGGGGCAGATGCAGCGCGACTACTGGTACGACGTCAACCGCCAGGGCGAGCTGCTGGCCGACCCGCTGACGATCGGTCGCAAGGCCGCCGAGCGCAGCGTGGCGCGCCTCGGTGCGCGCCCGGTGCCGACCTGCGAGGTGCCGGTGTTGTTCGCCGCCGAGCTGGCCACCGGGCTGTTCGGCCACTTCCTCGCCGCCATCTCCGGCGGCAACCTGTACCGCCACTCCTCCTTCCTCGAAGGCGCTCTGGGCCAGCGCCTGTTTCCCGAGTGGCTCAGCCTCGACGAGCGTCCGCACATCCCGCGTGCCATGGGCAGCGCGGCCTTCGATGGCGACGGCCTGGCCACCTATGCCAAGTCCTTCGTCGCCGGTGGCGAGCTGGTGTCCTACATCCTCGGCACCTACTCCGGGCGCAAGCTGGGCCTGCCCAGCACGGCCAACGCCGGTGGCGTGCACAACCTGTTCGTCAGCCATGGTTCCGAGGACCAGCAGGCGCTGATCCGCCGCATGGGCCGTGGCCTGCTGGTCACCGAGCTGATGGGGCAGGGGCTGAACCTGGTCACCGGCGACTACTCGCGCGGCGCCGCCGGTTTCTGGGTGGAGAACGGCGAGATCCAGTTCCCAGTGCAGGAAGTCACCATCGCCGGCAACCTGCGCGACATGTTCCGCCAGATCGTCGCGGTGGGTAGCGACCTGGAGCTGCGCGGCAACGTCCGCACCGGCTCGGTGCTGATCGAGCGCATGACGGTGGCCGGTAGCTGA